In Paenibacillus sp. J23TS9, a single genomic region encodes these proteins:
- a CDS encoding toxic anion resistance protein — MSFSMEVASPEEIKAAIEQEVKPVPEEVAKLQELADSNVAAIMDLDVESLEKRKEILQSIDSFGLSTMKISSDKNALLQVSVGKLSKTGDEGGDVAKGLTELNIQLRDLDPSVVDFAKTGFLGKLFNPLRAYFLRFEKADSVIADIVVSLDKGKQTLKNDNTTLEIEQQTLRDLTKKLQKEIQLGGLMDESIESQIEAAKARNESPDKIRFITEEVLFPLRQRVMDLQQMLVVNQQGIMAIEVVIRNNKELIRGVDRAKNVTVSALKISVTVASALYNQKIVLKKIELLNQTTNELISSTSRMLKNQGAEIQKQALQSSISVDTLKQAFSDVLSALDSISTYKQEALPKMRDTINQFREMADSGEKQIQRLERGHKLGL; from the coding sequence ATGTCATTTTCAATGGAAGTAGCAAGCCCGGAAGAGATTAAGGCAGCGATTGAACAAGAGGTAAAGCCCGTTCCTGAGGAAGTCGCGAAGCTGCAGGAGCTGGCAGACTCCAACGTCGCAGCGATTATGGATCTGGATGTCGAGTCGCTTGAGAAGCGGAAAGAGATTCTGCAATCCATCGATAGTTTTGGCCTAAGTACAATGAAAATATCCTCGGATAAAAATGCGCTGTTACAGGTTTCAGTCGGTAAACTCTCAAAAACGGGAGATGAGGGCGGTGATGTTGCCAAAGGGCTGACTGAATTGAATATCCAACTGAGAGACCTGGACCCAAGCGTAGTTGACTTTGCTAAAACGGGATTTCTCGGCAAGCTCTTCAATCCGCTCCGTGCGTACTTCCTTAGATTCGAGAAGGCAGATAGCGTCATTGCAGATATTGTGGTTTCTTTGGATAAAGGAAAGCAGACGCTTAAAAATGACAACACAACGCTGGAGATTGAGCAGCAGACGCTTCGGGATTTGACTAAAAAGCTTCAAAAGGAAATTCAGCTCGGGGGATTGATGGACGAATCGATTGAATCGCAAATCGAGGCGGCCAAAGCACGTAATGAAAGCCCCGACAAAATCCGTTTCATCACGGAAGAAGTGTTATTCCCGCTCCGTCAGCGGGTTATGGACCTGCAGCAGATGCTGGTAGTCAACCAGCAAGGGATCATGGCCATCGAAGTTGTCATCAGAAACAACAAAGAACTGATTCGTGGAGTAGATCGGGCTAAAAACGTTACGGTCTCCGCGCTGAAGATTTCCGTTACTGTTGCAAGTGCTCTCTACAATCAAAAAATTGTCTTGAAGAAAATTGAACTCTTAAATCAAACCACGAATGAGCTGATTTCCAGCACGTCCAGAATGCTGAAAAATCAAGGGGCAGAGATCCAAAAGCAAGCACTTCAAAGCAGTATCTCGGTAGACACATTAAAACAAGCCTTTTCGGATGTGTTGTCAGCCTTGGATTCCATCAGCACCTACAAGCAGGAGGCTCTCCCTAAAATGCGGGATACAATCAATCAGTTCCGTGAAATGGCGGATAGTGGTGAAAAGCAGATTCAGCGATTGGAGAGAGGCCACAAGCTAGGTCTATAA
- a CDS encoding VWA domain-containing protein — protein sequence MAKKSKFFLISGILLVIVFALVYVGVTLTSNLGKTKTQVTAADAAKRLNKLYSNISVSMDTPIKGQIDLNPVDVADSLPEISKFPITVNNTTNNFVEIFSSPEKGGTGVDGWLTEVANEFNKANINVNGKPASVKIRNIASGTGVDYIKSGKYIPDAITPSNELWGEMIKASGVKTQLVTKRLVGNVPGIVLSKAKYDALVEKYGSVNVKTVTEAIANNEFSMGYTDPFASSTGLNFLVTALNTFDSSNILGDKAVQGFEKFQANVPFTASTTIQMRDAAKSGMLDGFVLEYQTFVNASDLKSGYVFTPFGVRHDSPLYALGDLPQEKLDVIKKFADFVAQNKYQNTAKEKGFNSLEEYKSELAVVDGNLLSSAQKLWKEKKNGNKAIAAVFVTDVSGSMAGEPLNRLKESLLKGQKFLGRDNSIGLVSYSSDVTINLPIGKYDTNQQSMFVGAVDSLQASGGTATFDGIVVALKMLEDELAVNPTSKPLIFVLSDGETNEGHTLKDIKSLVETYKVPIYTIGYNANIKALQSISSINEAASINADTDDVVYKIGNLFNVQM from the coding sequence ATGGCAAAAAAGAGTAAGTTTTTCCTAATATCCGGAATTTTATTGGTAATCGTATTTGCCCTTGTTTATGTGGGGGTCACCCTGACCTCAAATTTAGGGAAGACCAAAACGCAGGTGACAGCGGCTGATGCAGCGAAACGATTAAACAAGCTTTACTCCAATATCTCGGTGTCTATGGACACGCCGATCAAGGGACAAATCGACCTTAATCCGGTAGATGTGGCTGACTCCTTGCCGGAAATCTCCAAGTTCCCGATTACCGTGAACAACACGACAAATAATTTTGTGGAGATTTTCTCATCCCCTGAAAAGGGAGGTACTGGCGTTGACGGTTGGTTAACTGAAGTAGCCAACGAGTTTAACAAGGCTAATATTAATGTGAACGGAAAACCAGCGTCTGTTAAGATTCGTAATATCGCATCCGGAACTGGCGTTGATTATATTAAATCCGGCAAATACATCCCCGATGCGATTACGCCTTCCAATGAATTATGGGGCGAAATGATCAAGGCCAGTGGCGTCAAGACTCAGCTCGTTACTAAACGGCTTGTCGGAAATGTTCCGGGGATTGTGTTATCGAAGGCAAAATATGATGCATTAGTAGAAAAATACGGATCCGTGAATGTCAAAACAGTGACCGAAGCGATCGCAAACAATGAGTTTTCCATGGGATATACGGATCCGTTTGCCAGCTCTACAGGTTTAAACTTCCTTGTAACTGCACTTAATACATTCGACAGCTCGAATATTTTGGGTGATAAAGCCGTTCAAGGATTTGAGAAATTCCAGGCCAATGTACCATTTACTGCGTCCACCACCATCCAAATGCGCGATGCGGCTAAATCGGGTATGCTTGACGGGTTTGTTTTGGAATATCAAACGTTTGTTAACGCATCGGACTTGAAGAGCGGTTATGTTTTCACTCCTTTTGGTGTGAGACATGACAGTCCGCTGTATGCTTTAGGCGATTTGCCGCAGGAGAAGCTGGATGTCATTAAGAAATTTGCAGACTTTGTTGCTCAGAATAAATATCAGAATACAGCAAAAGAAAAGGGCTTTAATAGTCTGGAAGAATACAAGTCAGAACTGGCTGTAGTGGATGGCAACCTTCTGTCTTCCGCGCAAAAGTTATGGAAAGAAAAGAAGAATGGAAATAAAGCCATTGCAGCTGTATTTGTAACGGATGTTTCAGGCAGCATGGCGGGTGAACCATTGAATCGCTTGAAAGAATCTTTGCTCAAGGGTCAAAAGTTTTTAGGGCGAGATAATAGTATTGGACTTGTTTCTTATTCGAGTGACGTAACCATTAATTTACCGATTGGAAAATATGACACGAACCAGCAGTCCATGTTCGTCGGAGCCGTGGACAGTCTCCAAGCGAGTGGAGGTACGGCTACATTTGATGGTATCGTGGTCGCTTTAAAAATGCTTGAGGATGAGTTAGCTGTAAATCCAACGAGTAAGCCTTTAATCTTCGTGCTTAGTGATGGCGAAACCAATGAAGGGCATACGCTAAAAGACATCAAAAGTTTAGTTGAGACCTATAAGGTTCCAATTTATACGATCGGTTATAACGCCAACATTAAGGCGCTTCAAAGTATTTCGAGCATTAACGAGGCAGCTAGCATTAATGCAGATACTGATGATGTCGTCTACAAGATCGGAAACTTGTTTAACGTTCAAATGTAA
- a CDS encoding 2,3-butanediol dehydrogenase — protein sequence MKAAHIYGARDIRVEEIEIPALKPGTVKVKVEFAGICGSDMHEYLAGIYPIRKQPVLGHEFSGVVTEIGEGVEGIMIGDKVAVEPLIPCGHCVNCKRGMVNLCTNSQGYGYSLSGGFAEYAVARQENVFVLPDNMSLELGALVEPTAVAVHAVRQSQLNLGDNAAIFGAGPIGLLLLQAVKAAGAGRIFVVEVSEERREKALELGATHVINPVTTDAVQLINELTNGGVDVAYDAAGVQATFESGIHIVRPGGEFKIVSLWEKPVNFNPSLIVKTEAKISGSYAYNNLFPEVINLLASGTIDGNAVITSRIALDHIVEEGFEQLTKDRKQCKILVNMNL from the coding sequence ATGAAAGCAGCACACATCTATGGCGCTAGAGATATCCGGGTGGAAGAGATTGAAATTCCAGCATTGAAACCGGGTACGGTAAAGGTAAAAGTGGAGTTCGCAGGTATTTGCGGAAGTGATATGCATGAATATTTGGCTGGCATTTATCCCATTCGCAAGCAGCCTGTGCTTGGGCATGAATTCTCAGGCGTGGTCACTGAGATAGGCGAAGGCGTAGAGGGGATCATGATTGGAGACAAAGTCGCGGTGGAGCCTCTTATTCCATGTGGACACTGCGTAAATTGTAAAAGAGGCATGGTCAATCTCTGCACCAATTCTCAAGGCTACGGCTATTCCTTGTCAGGTGGATTCGCTGAATACGCAGTTGCCAGACAAGAAAATGTATTTGTTCTGCCCGATAATATGAGCCTAGAGCTGGGCGCGTTGGTTGAACCAACGGCGGTTGCCGTGCATGCGGTGCGTCAAAGCCAGCTGAACCTGGGAGATAATGCAGCCATCTTCGGTGCAGGGCCGATTGGTCTGCTTCTTCTGCAAGCGGTAAAGGCTGCCGGCGCAGGACGGATTTTCGTAGTCGAGGTATCGGAAGAACGCCGTGAGAAAGCGCTCGAGCTTGGAGCAACACATGTGATTAATCCGGTTACGACGGATGCCGTTCAGCTTATTAACGAATTAACAAATGGTGGTGTAGACGTAGCTTATGATGCAGCGGGCGTTCAGGCCACATTCGAGTCGGGTATTCATATTGTCAGACCTGGAGGGGAATTTAAGATCGTCAGCTTATGGGAAAAACCAGTGAACTTCAACCCCAGTCTCATCGTGAAAACAGAAGCAAAAATCAGCGGCTCATATGCATATAATAACTTATTCCCTGAGGTTATTAACCTGCTTGCAAGCGGTACGATCGATGGAAATGCGGTGATCACCAGTAGGATTGCACTTGATCATATTGTGGAAGAAGGATTTGAACAGCTGACCAAAGACCGTAAGCAATGCAAAATACTTGTGAATATGAATCTGTAA
- a CDS encoding TetR/AcrR family transcriptional regulator, whose amino-acid sequence MKNKEEIKDKDVKVVILKAAKKLFAQKGFEGTTVRQICDEAGVSLALVSYHFGGKDNVFYALFEPLRQYFAEMSYELVDPVSDLRVFIEKFVEYRYEERHLISILQQELMMKSPRVEKLTYAIFPTWDQLRLILNTGMNQGKIPFPSIEFAVNFTMGTIISSMLDPYLNPMENRQEVPSQQAANLTVQFIFKGLGIDSE is encoded by the coding sequence TTGAAAAATAAAGAAGAAATCAAAGATAAAGACGTGAAAGTCGTTATTCTAAAGGCAGCTAAGAAGCTGTTTGCCCAAAAGGGCTTTGAAGGTACAACGGTAAGACAAATTTGCGATGAAGCTGGTGTATCCTTAGCTCTCGTATCCTATCATTTTGGCGGCAAGGATAATGTATTTTATGCACTGTTCGAACCACTAAGACAATATTTTGCCGAGATGAGCTATGAGCTTGTTGATCCCGTTTCCGATCTGCGTGTGTTCATTGAGAAGTTCGTGGAATACCGCTATGAGGAGAGACATTTGATCAGTATTCTTCAGCAGGAACTTATGATGAAAAGTCCAAGAGTGGAAAAGCTGACGTATGCTATTTTCCCGACTTGGGACCAACTTCGTCTTATTTTGAACACAGGCATGAATCAAGGAAAGATTCCTTTTCCTTCGATTGAGTTTGCTGTGAATTTCACGATGGGAACGATCATATCCTCTATGCTGGACCCGTATCTGAATCCGATGGAGAATCGGCAGGAAGTACCTTCGCAGCAAGCAGCCAACCTAACCGTACAGTTTATTTTTAAGGGATTAGGTATTGATTCCGAGTAA
- a CDS encoding L-lactate dehydrogenase has product MTSIQSQRPTRVAIIGTGAVGSTTAYTLFLRERVSEMVLIDANHEKALGEALDMNHGLPFAGGVKLWAGDYSDCKDADIIVIAAGSNQRPGETRLDLLKRNTAIFDDIIQNIVKFNDHGIILVATNPVDILSYVTLKKSGFPVHRVMGSGTLLDSARFRYLIGQNKQINPRSIHAHIVGEHGDSELPLWSIANVAGIGLEFTDEERTDIFNRTKNAAYEIINAKGSTSYAIALALDRIIVSILQNESSVLNVSTLLTNYNGVSDVYMGVPCIVDRSGVRGILDLKLDDQELAQFHASADKLKEQIANLI; this is encoded by the coding sequence ATGACATCCATCCAATCACAACGCCCTACGCGTGTCGCCATTATCGGAACGGGAGCCGTAGGCTCGACAACCGCATACACCTTATTTTTGCGAGAGCGAGTATCAGAGATGGTATTGATTGATGCTAATCACGAGAAGGCGCTGGGGGAAGCACTCGATATGAACCATGGTCTTCCATTTGCGGGGGGAGTGAAACTGTGGGCCGGCGATTACAGTGATTGTAAGGATGCGGATATCATTGTCATTGCCGCCGGATCGAATCAACGTCCAGGAGAAACCCGTCTGGATCTGTTAAAGAGAAACACAGCTATTTTTGATGATATTATCCAAAACATCGTGAAGTTCAATGATCACGGCATCATTCTGGTCGCCACGAATCCGGTGGATATCCTATCCTATGTCACACTCAAAAAGAGCGGCTTTCCCGTGCATCGGGTTATGGGATCAGGCACTCTACTCGATAGTGCTCGTTTCCGGTATTTGATTGGCCAGAATAAACAGATCAACCCGCGCAGTATTCATGCCCACATCGTTGGTGAACACGGGGATTCGGAGCTTCCCCTCTGGAGTATTGCCAACGTCGCGGGGATTGGACTCGAATTTACAGATGAAGAACGCACGGATATTTTTAATCGGACAAAAAATGCCGCCTATGAGATTATCAATGCAAAAGGCTCTACCTCCTATGCGATTGCGTTAGCGCTTGACCGAATCATTGTTTCCATTTTGCAGAATGAAAGCTCAGTGCTTAATGTATCAACGCTCCTCACCAACTACAACGGTGTATCGGATGTATATATGGGCGTTCCTTGCATCGTAGATCGATCAGGTGTACGGGGAATCCTCGATCTGAAGCTGGACGACCAGGAACTGGCGCAATTCCATGCATCGGCTGATAAGCTGAAGGAACAGATTGCCAACCTGATCTGA
- a CDS encoding TetR/AcrR family transcriptional regulator, which translates to MSPRTKEQNEQIRNQRKQEILNAAIRVYVDKGYAASEMADIANQAGLAHGLVFYYFKNKKNLFRELYEYMMEESKQYTQVFFEQEIPVFELFGSYARTVCERVIIRPEISRFYMRIGLDLHLLYNPDEIPPFKWVKSFMEQMTKTIEKGIAQGLIRQGDAHLMAMQFWGSVSQGMAYLDQTKQELEAQGISEANVTDQLNKVLDQIIESSVAVIKP; encoded by the coding sequence ATGTCTCCTCGTACAAAGGAACAAAATGAACAAATACGCAATCAACGGAAGCAAGAAATACTGAATGCAGCAATCCGTGTTTATGTCGATAAAGGCTATGCAGCTTCTGAGATGGCGGATATCGCGAATCAAGCAGGGCTTGCGCACGGACTTGTTTTTTACTATTTCAAGAACAAAAAAAATTTGTTCCGTGAACTTTATGAATACATGATGGAAGAATCCAAGCAATATACCCAGGTATTCTTTGAACAAGAAATACCTGTTTTTGAGCTGTTCGGCAGCTATGCCAGGACCGTATGCGAACGTGTAATCATAAGACCGGAAATTTCCCGTTTTTACATGAGAATTGGCCTGGACTTGCATTTGTTGTACAATCCCGATGAAATTCCACCATTCAAATGGGTCAAAAGTTTTATGGAGCAGATGACCAAAACCATAGAAAAAGGAATCGCTCAAGGTTTGATCCGACAAGGAGATGCCCATTTGATGGCTATGCAATTTTGGGGATCTGTTTCCCAAGGCATGGCTTATTTGGATCAAACGAAGCAGGAGCTCGAAGCACAAGGAATTTCTGAAGCAAATGTAACGGATCAACTGAATAAAGTGCTGGATCAAATCATTGAATCGTCAGTTGCTGTAATAAAACCTTAG
- a CDS encoding ABC transporter ATP-binding protein, which translates to MNKEGTFFRLLKYMGRYKLLYAGLILTMLVSIVLDLSVAWFLSLITNAAVKFEVDRWPILILMGAGMLICLCLIAYFDTYLKQKASLKIRNDIRRDTMEHALRLPQSYYDQHHTGDLLARFTSDNQAVGEASGNVIMALLKNPLLALCAFIYLLSIHWPLALITISIGPLMILAGKMFGEVMRKKGIHLQEAMGRSTSFLQDVLGASILYKIFGLEKKIAHQYRQYSSEISEIERSQGKIQGAANSVSQGIANLTFIIAILLAGFFVAKGSLEVGAMLAFIQLMNYLVHPFSALPALWSGMQQALAGAERIFQVIDFPKEYTELPQESHAKTSFSELAVSNLGFSYTDSVDALALRDVRFHVYAGQTIAIVGTSGGGKSTLFKLLMGLYIPTTGSVEIDGRDRETIGLREYRNYFSLVPQESVLFTGSIRDNMMDGNPSVNEEQMIAAARQANAYDFIMKLPDGFETEIGERGSRLSGGQKQRIAIARAILRDAPILLLDEATSALDNESERVVQEALTKLMVGKTTLVIAHRLSTVQNADLILVMENGQLVEKGTHDALLLAGGRYHTLYHSQMEKDEQRLVMEI; encoded by the coding sequence ATGAATAAAGAAGGTACTTTTTTTAGATTATTAAAATACATGGGCAGATACAAGCTGCTGTATGCCGGGCTGATCCTTACCATGCTTGTGAGCATCGTGCTGGATCTTTCCGTTGCCTGGTTCTTGTCACTCATTACAAATGCAGCAGTGAAATTTGAAGTAGACCGCTGGCCTATTCTGATTCTCATGGGTGCGGGAATGCTCATTTGCTTATGCCTGATTGCTTATTTCGATACATATCTCAAACAAAAAGCATCACTCAAAATTAGAAACGATATCCGCCGGGATACAATGGAGCATGCTTTACGTCTACCCCAGTCCTATTACGACCAGCATCATACAGGAGATTTGCTTGCTCGTTTTACAAGCGACAATCAGGCGGTAGGTGAAGCGAGCGGCAATGTGATTATGGCTTTGCTTAAAAATCCGCTGCTTGCCCTTTGCGCTTTTATTTATTTGCTGAGCATTCATTGGCCGCTCGCATTAATCACGATATCCATAGGTCCGCTCATGATTTTGGCTGGAAAAATGTTCGGTGAGGTCATGAGAAAGAAGGGCATACACCTTCAGGAAGCGATGGGGAGGTCAACCTCTTTTCTGCAGGATGTTCTCGGTGCCAGTATTTTATATAAAATATTTGGTCTTGAAAAGAAAATAGCCCATCAATATCGACAGTACAGCTCAGAAATTTCAGAGATTGAACGCAGTCAGGGCAAAATCCAGGGGGCCGCGAATTCGGTATCTCAGGGAATTGCTAATCTAACCTTTATCATTGCGATTTTGCTTGCCGGATTTTTTGTTGCCAAAGGGAGCCTCGAGGTGGGGGCCATGCTTGCATTTATACAGCTAATGAACTATTTGGTCCATCCGTTTTCCGCGCTTCCTGCTTTGTGGTCCGGTATGCAGCAGGCTTTAGCCGGGGCTGAACGGATATTTCAGGTGATTGATTTCCCTAAGGAGTATACGGAGCTTCCGCAAGAAAGCCACGCCAAAACATCTTTCAGCGAATTGGCTGTTTCTAATCTGGGGTTCTCCTATACGGATTCTGTTGACGCCCTTGCTCTTCGTGATGTTCGATTCCATGTGTACGCAGGTCAAACGATAGCGATCGTGGGAACCAGCGGAGGAGGCAAATCCACGTTATTTAAATTGCTGATGGGACTATATATCCCCACAACAGGATCGGTCGAAATTGATGGAAGGGACAGAGAGACTATAGGATTACGGGAATACAGGAATTATTTCTCTCTGGTTCCGCAGGAGTCGGTTCTTTTCACGGGATCGATACGGGATAATATGATGGATGGCAATCCGTCGGTGAATGAGGAGCAGATGATCGCAGCTGCCAGACAAGCCAATGCGTATGATTTTATTATGAAACTGCCTGATGGCTTTGAGACGGAGATTGGGGAAAGAGGTTCCAGACTGTCCGGCGGCCAGAAGCAGCGGATTGCCATTGCAAGAGCTATTTTGAGGGATGCACCGATACTTCTGCTCGATGAAGCTACGTCTGCGCTGGATAACGAATCCGAGAGGGTTGTGCAGGAGGCATTGACAAAGTTGATGGTTGGAAAAACGACGCTCGTCATTGCTCATCGTCTGTCAACGGTACAGAATGCGGATTTGATATTGGTGATGGAAAATGGGCAGCTTGTGGAAAAAGGCACGCATGACGCGCTGCTATTAGCTGGAGGAAGATATCATACCCTTTACCATTCCCAGATGGAAAAGGATGAGCAACGTTTAGTGATGGAAATATAA